ATTCCAGTTAACATTGAACACTTCCATTGGTACCTAGCAGTTATAAATGCCGGGCAGCGATGCATCCAGGTGCTCGACTCGCTAGGCCCAAGAATGAGCCGCAAAGACCTCACCGCTATGGTTAGTCATTAGTCCCACTACACCATCTTTTGATAAGACGATTTCTGTTATTGTTCGGTTGTGATGCTAATACTTTGTCATTTATTCATTCAACAGCTCAAAGGACTAGAAAATGTATTCGAATATGCATCGCTTCAAGTGGAACTAAAAACTGATAAGTGGAAAGACTTAAACATCTCATCATGGCCAAGGGAAGAGTGTATTAAGAGCAAACTGCAAAGAGACTGGTATACCTTCTATATCTGAATTAAACTTTAGTCTCAATATCTGAATTTCTATCTCTGGACCATGTGGCGGCAAGCAAGCAAATTAAATTGGTAAACAGTACAGTGACCAACTGATTCAGCACTAGAGGCCGGCAGTGATAGCACCAAGCAAAATTCAGTAATTATGACCAGCAAATCATTAAACTTAGTCTGAATATCTCAATTCTATCTCTAGACCATGTGGCTGTAGGCAAGCAAATTAAATTGGTAAACAGTGCAATGCCTATCTCATTGAACACTAGGGCCTGAGAGCAACTAGATTCAGTCAAGCATGTAAGTGAATCTAGAGCAGCAGAAAAATCAGGGAACCAGACCTATGAAATCAAAACGAGAGAGAGGTAGAGGGAGGCTTTACCTTGGGTTGCTGCTGCCCCATGGCTGGGCGTCATCCCGTGAGAGAAGCCTCACTCCTCCTCTCCCTGCATCAAGTTGGTGCAGGTGCGTGGTGAGTTGGAGGCTGGCTGCATCCATTGGCGTGTTGAAGTCTCCTGCAGCCCAGCACGAACACCATCTCagggaagggaagaagaagaaatccaAGAGGAGAGGAGAAGGGGGCGGACCTGTATGTCGGCGGGGTAGCCTTCCTGTCCCGGAGCCACAGGGTAAGGTCGCCGGAGCCACGACGGAGCAGATCAAGCGCCGGCGCACGCGGATCCAGCGCCGGCGAACGCAAATCAAGTGCCTCCTCGCCCAGCAGCACCTCCTCGCCCAGAAGCCTCACTCCTCCTCTCCCTAcggggtgtgagagaactagggTTGGGGGCTGCCAGAGTGGGCGTAGGTGATGGGGAGCAAGGCGGCCAtggggaggaagaggagagcgCACGCGGTGGATGGCCCCGGCGTCGCCAGGAGGAGTGAGGGGCGGCGCAGAGCAGATTGCCGGGCCGCCGCCTGTGGATGGGGATGTCGTGGCCACGAATGAGGGAAGAATGGGGAGGAAAGGAGAAATGAGGGGGCGGTGGGAGTTTGACTGAGCTTTGAGTGAGTGTGGCGTTGTCCGAACAAAAATACACTGTACTGTATTAGATCATCTAAATACACATTATATTTCATAGGGCATGTCCGGTTCACTAAGTTTGTGAAAATTTTGTTTTCATCACGGCTTGTTTCAGTCATGATCATTTGATGATTCTAAAAGTTGTTTTATACAAATATCTATAAATTTGATTAAAAATGATTGAGTTTATTTAAGTTTTATATTTGTAATCATGCAGGTCATCTTGTGGTTTGTGGATGGTAAATTTTATGGAGTACTTCACTGGAGATATGTTGTCTGACATTCCTACACAGGTATTTTTTACTGTGTATCATTATATTTATTCTATGTTGTATCACTATTTAACTCTTATTACTGTTTTAATAGGAACATATGACAGATTTTAGAACAAAACTAGCTGTCATTTTAGTGGACTCGGAATTGAATGATGATAATATAAGAAATCGAGACATGGAAGAGGACGATAACAACACAGATCCCACAGAATGTATGATTCTGGATAGACCCCCTGAGAATTTCAAAATATCAAATACATCAACAGAAGTTGAGCTCATCTCGCGGTCATTTATTCTTTCACCGTCTGTCAACCCAACAAACGATGATTTAATAGATGAACTTTGCTTGTTCATCAGTATGGTTGATGATGTCGCTCTACTAGAGTAAGCCatattttttatttcattttctaTTCCAACAAATTACTCTGATGTCATTATAATTTACAGAATTTTGATTTTACAGGAGAGAATGGGTGAAAAGCTCTGATCCGTACCCTATTAGCTTAAATTTGAGACAAATTAAAAACATATTAAGCAATGATGAATACATGGATATTCATTGCTTTAATATGGCTGTGCGAATACTAGCGCGCCACGAAGTCCAGCTTCTCAGAGACATTCCATCTCACTATATGGATCTGAACTTTTGTGTAAGTTACTATAATCACGTACTGCATTTTTTTCTCATTGCACTAATATTTTCTCATTCGTACTTTAGTCCATGTTCCATTATGCACGAGACTCAAGTCATCGTGAACATATGGAAATTGCTACATTGAAACGGTTGTTCCATAGCTGGCTTGACAGTAATGACTATCATATCTCTCAATGTGATATGGTAAGATTTTTTTTCATTTGTAACAGTGCTTTACTTGGTCTTAATTAATATTCTATGTATTTCTAAACTATTTCATCATTGCAGATTTTATTGCCTTGGTATATGTTTGGGTTATTTCTATTATTTGTCTTGGATCAAAATAGAAAAGTTGTCCCAGTTTTCGATCCGATACCAATACCTACTTTCGGAAAGAATGTACTTAAAACCGTGGCCGACAATCTAAACCTTGCGCTTGAAGTTGCAAACCCTACATTCAAGGATGATATCTCTAAATGGGAATGCATAGTTCATGATGCTCCAACAAACTCACACTGGTATGATTCTTTTAAACGCATTACAATATTAGTTGATTCATTCAACGCACAttatgtgtttatttcatatatGCAGTGCCTTGTCTGGTTATTTGGTTTTTAATTACATGCACTCATTGTGCGATGGAAAGCTATATTTTCCCATACCCCAGGTGACTATTTACACCATGCTTATTTGTATACACATTGCACATACAACTTGTTATAACAATGTTGTATAATGCCAATGTAGGATGGTTTTCAACTGAGGAAGCAATTTTTGGTGCATATTTTAAAGTACGAAGAGAATGAAGCTCAAAACAATATCCCATACATTGAACGAAGCATCATTGATCGCATCTATAGATGGACCTTCATTGCTTCAAAAGATGGACCTTCAAAACATGCTTAGTTGCGGTTTTTAGAATATGTTCTTGTAGCAATTATAATATAATTATTATGTGACAGTGAATTTTATGTGAAGACATGTTTATGATATGTGTGTTGGATCACAAATATGTCGCACTTTTTGAAAAAACAATTTGAGTGACATGATAACATTTAGTAGCGATCTGAATTTTCTGTAAAAATCATTTTAGTATTATATCATGTAAACATATTTTGTTTGAgacgtgcgttgcacgtgcaTGCTTACTAGTACTATATGAGAGTGGGAGGTGGGCTAAATCCTAATAAAGTAGCACATGTTTATATCTTATTATTACTTGTGAACTATAATTAGCTATAGATGACATGACTATAGCCATCTAGCTGTACTGTTAACCATGCTCTTAAAGCAAATTGACGCGTGAGACAAGTCCACGAGTTATGAGTTAATCCATGACGTCATGGATTAGTTCACCATCAGCCATAATTTATCAGGAGAGACCAGGTGAAACATCATAGAATAATTGACGACAAAGAGTGAAAGAGGGCATGTGCATATTTGCAGCACGTGACTGATGTGAACGAGATTTTCTTACATGGAGTTGACGGTGCAGCGAGAGAACAGAAAAATCACTACTCCTACTActaagttgatgacatggcagcTTGGTCGTGTCACTCCAGCCAATGAGCTGCCGATGGCTCGCGTCAGGATCAGGACATTTGCTTCTGCTGCTGTCACCACTCGATCGCTTAGCCACGACGCAGACTTATTAAATTAAACCTCGTCAAAGGGAAGATGCATCCACTCTTAGCTTGTTTTAACCATCTCAACTACAAAAtctcaagtcactcgaatcaccAAGTTCACAGGGTAGGTAGGACTACGGATGCCAGCGGGCATCCCGCGTAGTCCCGCATAAATAGAGAATTAATTTAAATTGAATTAAACTGAGAGGGGCAATTATAATTAAGCTAAACCTATTTTGCCTACGAAGCGGGGTGGATCGGGCGCGGCTCTGCACCCTTAAGTAAGAGCTCCCTAGTTTAAATGATAAATTTAGTTTTAGTGAGCCGTCTCATTTTGACTGGGTTATTCTTAGTCAACACGTCACCCATACCCGACCTACATGCTTTGTGCTGCCTACCCGCGTCGACGTGCTCCACCGGTCCACCTCCGCCTCTTGTCGCATGCTTCTACCCATGCACTCCGGCCGCCACCGTGAGGTCCCCGCCTCAACTCCCATCCTTGAATCCCACCATCCAGTGCCAGATGCTTCGCCTCAATGTTCCTTCTGCCGACTCCTTCATGCTTCGGGCACCCTGATTCTTCTCTCCGACTCCCTCATCTATCGTCGAACTGGAAGGCTCCTGAACCAAGCATTGACGCCAACCACCACCCAAAAAGCACCTTCCCGCCAACTTGCAGACGCTCCATCTGTCGCATATTCGTTCGCTTCTATTTTCTTAGATcaagggggagagaggggttgACCTTTGTTCGGATTTATTAGGACCCCTCTTAGTTTGAGTCAAAATTTAACCATAAATTTAACTTATAAATATGAACTATGTGTCACAGAAGTTATACCGAATACATTTTATAATACAAATTTAATTTAATACTTGTATTTTTGTAGCATATACCTCATGTTTTGTTAGTTGTATATATGATAAAAATTTGATCCAAAATACGAAGAGGCCTGATAACTAAAAAATTCATATTTTATCAAAAATAGTAACCGACGCATGTTCTCTGGGGAGCAACTGCCAGCGGACGCTTAAACTGCCAGACAATCTTGATCGTGCACAGATTGGACGACTTTTTTCCGTTCGAAGTCAAAGAAATCCATGACAGTTTTGCAAAAAAGCCATCCAGTTTCCCCAAACACACTGAAACTGCCAGATGAACGTTCGCAAATGTCAtatcttgtggcgaacgttcgcCAGATAGGCCAACCCGATTTTATTTCTGGGATTCTTTTTAGGGTTATTTCTGGGAATTTGGGATGTCCCGAAAACGCCCCTGTTCTTTCTTATAGCCCAAGCCATCCCTTCTTCCCGGAGAGAGACACCCCCCTCCAAAACTTTCCCCAATCCAATCTCCCAATCCAatcttccctctcctctcctggAACCCTAAGCCTCCTCAGGTACATGACCCACccttcctcgtcctcctcctccgccccgGCGGCCGCGCCGGATGACCCGACCTCCCTTGCCCCGGGCTTCCGCTTCCACCCAACAGACGAGGAGCTCGTCTCCTACTACCTCAAGCGCAAGGTGCTCGGTCGCCCGCTCAAGGTCGACGCCATCGCTGAGGTAGACCTCTACAAGGtcgagccatgggacctcccggcAAGGTCGCGCCTCCGCAGCCGCGATTCCCAGTGGTACTTCTTCAGCCGCCTCGACCGCAAGCACGCCAACCGCGCGCGCACCAACCGCGCCACTGCAGGAGGCTACTGGAAGACCACCGGCAAGGACAGGGAGGTCCGCCATGGAGCTAGGGTTGTCGGGATGAAGAAGACGCTCGTCTTCCACGCTGGCCGCGCGCCCAAGGGCGAGCGCACCAACTGGGTCATGCACGAGTATCGCCTTGAGGGCGATGGCGCAGCCGGGATCCCACAGGTATTGCCACTTCGGACACCGGCGATGGACTTGTGGATTAAGTAGATATTATACTTCTATCGATTTTTTTTCATACCTGACCCCATTGGGCATTGTGCTATGACTGTACCACGTCTTTTGCTACTGCGAGTCACGGGCAAAATTTTCAATCGCTAGGGTGGCAATGTTCTGTTTTAGTTGCTAATGACGCTTGAATGCAATACAGCGATGCTGATTTTCAAACCATTGTGCGCAGGATTCATTTGTAGTGTGCCGAATCTTCCAGAAGGCTGGGCCTGGTCCTCAAAACGGGGCACAGTATGGAGCTCCCTTCGTCGAGGAGGAGTGGGAGGCGGATGAGGATGATGATTTTGGTCCTATGCCAGTGCAGAGGGACGTTTTTGGTGAGCATGAGGCTCCTGGTGCTATGGAGAAAGGATATCTTCAGATGAATGATCTCATTCAGGTATACCTACAACTTGCATGATTTTCTACTCACTGCTTGTTTTAGTAAAAGAAGCATCTAGTTGGGTATAAAATGCTATACTGCATAAAAGTCAGTTTATGTTGCATGCTTGCAGTTTGAGTTATACATAGATCAGCTTGAGTTGGCACTGAATTTGTTAGCCTTCTGAATCTGAAGATAATAACACATGTAGTTCTATTTCCTCGCACTAGTCCATATGTACAGTCAGGAGGGGTAGCGTACCAGCTGTGTTCTTGTGTGTGTGTCGGCGCTCTCTGGGAGACAATGCCGAACACCTCGTCTTCTAGGTCTAGCACATGGGATGCGCCCTACGGGCCTTAGATATATGGGCAGGGCCCATACCGGTTCAACACTCCGCCTCAAGATGGGTGGTAGTAGATAGCTATCAACCCCATCTTGTCACATCCCAAGTTACAGTCCTTGTTCCCAGCCCCCGTGTTACCCAGAGCTGACATGAGTAAGGCCGATGATCCCAGCATCAAGTTTTCCCTTAATGAAGAAGCGATCAATTTCCACATGTTTTGTTCTATCATGTTGAATTGGGTCATTGGCAATGCTTATAGCTGACTGATTGTAACACCACACTCTCAAGAGGGCCTTCCTCAGAAGTTTCAACTCGCTCAGTAGATTCTCCACCCGGAGCATCTCACTCAACCCTTGAGATAATGCTCTTTACTTAGCTTCTGCTGTTGATCTAGACACAACTCTGTTTGTTTCTTGCTTCTCCATGTCACCAAATTTCCTCCCACAAACACACAATAGCCTGAAGTTGATCTTCTATCATCTTGACAACTTGCCCGATTAAAATCACTCTAGCCATCCACCTCAAGATGTCCACTCGCAAACCACAACCCTTCCTCCTCTACGTTGATGTCCGTGAGCGACAACTCGATCTTCTGGACAACTCCCTGTCGAGGAACGATGCCCCTGGAGTTCGAGCCCGCGAGGAACTGAGTGAGCTGCTCGACAGCCTCAGCAAGTCCTTATGGTTCACCCATCTTTCCGACCAACTACACCCCCTGGCCAcacacagcagcagcagcagtagtccCGGCAACACCCTCAGTACTGCCTCCTCTTCCCTTTCCAGTCAGCCGCAACAAGCAACACGACCTGTCTCTCCTGCCTCTCCAGTCAGCCGCAGCAGCAAGCACCTCTGCTCCCATGTCCACACACCAGCAGCCCCAGCAAGCATGCACACACATCTTCCTACCACGCAGGCAACAGCAGGAGTACAGCAGCAAGCAACAACACCGTCAGCACCTGCacccagcagcagcagcagcacagcCAACCTCCTCTAAATCTGCcgttcctcctctgctgccttctTGCCGCGCACAGCCtcacctcctcctcttccttccCCGGGCCGAATGCAGCTGCTTCTCCGCCTCGCACGCGCGCGCACAGCAGCCTCTTCTCCGGCTCACAGGACTGCCGCTGATCCGTGCTGGACCCCGCAGCCTCGCCGTCTGTCAGGTCCCGCTGAACCTGGCGTCTGATACCATGTAGAATCAGGAGGGGTAGCGTACCAGCTCGTGTTCGTATGTGTGTGTGGCGGCGCTCTCTGGGAGACAACACCCAGCTCCTCCTCTTCTAGGTCTAGCACATAAACTGGGCCCTATGGGCCTAAGATAGATGGGCAGGGTCCATACTGGTTCAACACCATATATGCCCTTGTCTTAGTTTAACTGATTAGCATATGAATTTTTTATCAGGTTACGACACCTTTTCTTATATTGCCCCTATATGTACAATATTTTGATAAGTCTTACATATAAATACTATACAGTTACCCTAGCATGTAACAACAGGAAGACTGTCATACACTTTccatatcgaaaaatatgtcctgCAACATATACATACCGCCGATCCCATATACTACCTTATTGGGACAATATGTTCAACATTGTGATACTGTATTTGGTTGTATGCTGCTTGATAGTCAACAACCACCTCATTTTGGCGAATATAATGTAGTAGCACATTTATCAGTGATTTTCCTTTTTTATGGACTTCTTGAAGCTGTACTTTGTGCCAGGACCATGTTCGTTAACTATACACCAGTTATTAGAATAATTGCGAAAAGACAGCTCCCTTGCCATTagcaacaaacaacaaacaaagcctttagtcccaaacaagttggggtaggctagaggtgaaacccataagatctcgcaaccaactcatggctctggcacatggataacaagcttccacgcacccctgtccatagctagttctttggtgatactccaatccttcaggtctctcttaacggactcctcccatgtcaaattcggtctaccctgacctctcttgacattctccgcatgCTTTAGCATTGGAATTTTTTTGGGTGCCTTCGCATTATCCATGGTCAAAGGGAGATGTTGATCGCTTTTCATTGCCAGAGTTAGATTTTTTTCCACAATCCTGGCAGTTGGTATGCTCACAAAATTTGCTATCACATAGTTGGTTCCATCTTTTACTTGAAGTGAAAAAAAGTGGTTTGTGAATGAAATAATGAATATTTGTATTTTCCCCATAAATCTGTAGAATGATGATTGATGGCACATAGTTTCATTCTAATCTGTTGTTGGTTTGTTTGTCGAGGAAAAAGGTTCATAATATTACTGAGCATGTTTTGTGTCACGTTGGATCTAAGTTATTGTATCTTTCTCTGCACAGGGATGCTCCACTTCTTTCAGCATTGGGATTTAGCTTGTTTTACTTTGCATTAACGAATTCTATGTCATGCTGTCCAGCAAGACTGCTGACATGCATTGGCTTTTTGACATACATCTTTGTATTTCTATCAGGGTTAACTAGCAAGTATATGAGATAATGACACACAAGAGTCATGATGTCATAGTATTCACTATTCAGGTCTATGAGCACTAAAAAGGTTGTAATTCTGTGTTGTCTTTTTTGTCTTTAATAACTTTATAAATGCCAACGCCATCTTTTGACTTTTCGGATTGTCAGCGCCGCCATAAACTCTATAACCTGTAAAAGATCAGACGAGACTGAACTTCACAAGGTCTGCGTGTCATAGATGATCaaacatactccctctgttcgtaaatataagtctttagagattccaatatggactagatacggatgtatatagacacagtttagagtgtagattcactcattttgctccgtatgtagtccatattgagatctctaaaaagacttatatttaggaacgaagggaatATATATGTATTCTAAGCTATAATCCTGTTGAACATAATAATTCTTTAGCATACTATTTATCCATACAGGACTATTTTTTACTTTATTCGCATGCGATTATGCTTTATGGGTAATTTCTTTGTTTTTCTCTATCATTTCTTTACCTAATATGCCAGTTTTTCTAACACACTTTTCCCCTCAAATTCAGGACTTGGCTGGTCAAAATGAGAATGGCAGTGTTGTTTTGCCAGTTTCTGACACTTCAAACACCAGCAGCCATTCTGAAGACGTAGAAGGAAATTCAGGGGACATTTTGAATGACCCAAGTCTTGGTTCTAATTTTCTTCAGTATATTCATCCTGGAGAACAAAATAGCCCAATGCTTAATGAAAATATGTTATCTAATGCCAATGTTGGAGATTTTCTTAATAGTTCTAGCCCCAATGATGAATTCCTAGAGCTGAAGGATTTGGAGTTACCTCTAGGCAATGATTCCACTATCTGGCCTTCTGATGGTTGGGCCTGGAAAACAGCTTTCCCCTTGGATGCTGTAAACGGGGCCAACAATGAGGTTCCTCTGATCACTGGTGATCAGCCTTTCCAGCCAGATGAGTTGGCCCAGTTGTTGCAGACACTACAAGATGACTCCTCCCAGTTGGGCTCAACTATGACCGATCTCCCACACTCTTCTATTACAAATTCAGTCAAGCCAGAAGATGATTCTCTTATGTATTTTGATGCGCCCTTTGATAACTCAATGTTCAGTGATGGATTTAGACAGACGAATGGATTTCTTGGCTCCCCAGCAACCATTCTATCTGGTATCGAGACACTGGATGATGGTATTCCATACTATGATGCAATGGACGATAACTTATTTAATGATATGATGTGCTCTGTACAGCAGTCGGCTGGGAGCAGCTCCCATGTCTTTAATGGGCCAGTTCTTACTCAAGAGGTATGCTACCAGTTACATGTAGTAAGAGATGAACTCACTGCACTTTGTGCAGATCATTGATGTACTCACACAAATTTTGTACTTTTACAGGTCAACAATCCCAACTATACATATAGTCCAACTCAAAAGGTTGTAGAACCTAATTTTGTAGCTGGGGCCCCGTCGTCCGCTAGGTTATCTGAAGCTGGTGGCCAGTTAAATTGTGTTGTTTTACCAGGTATGTTATTATGGAAAAGAACAGGCCAGCTATCCTTTGCTATATTTTGCTCTTTAGTACCTATTCAACTATTGATCCAGTATCTCTATCTATGTCACCCTGAGGGACGTTTGCAGTTATAtttagggggtgtttggttccagggacttttttgtgttgggactaaaaaaagtccctaaaagtccctagCAAACCAAACAGGGAGGGACTTTTTGCTAAAAGTCCTTAGAAGCACCTCCTTGAGAGTCTTTTTCAAAAAGTcctagggactagaaaaagtcctaggactagaGAACCAAACACCACCTTACTTGCCCTGATTAAGCAAGATCATTTTGTGCATCTTGCAAAGAAAAACAAGCTTTTTGGTTGTGCTTAATCAGGGCAATGTTAACTTGGATGTTGTAGCTGTAAATGAAGATTACTGAAAAGTTTTGGTATTGTGTTGACAGATTCTCAGGCTAAGAATGGCTCCATGGGAAAGCGTTTTGTAAAGATGCTGGATTCAATCTCGGCTCCCCCTGCTTTTGCAGCAGAGTTCCCAGGCAAATCCTTGTCTGGTGTGCACCCTAACACCATCAGCGTGTCTACCGAAGTAATCAGCATAGGAAGCTTAACTGTTGCTTCTCGACAAGGCAAGTGGTCGTTCCAGAAGGATGAAGACATGGAGCTTCTCTTCTCCACAGGTTTCCAGCCTGATAACCGCATACACTGTGGTGGCTGCAACACAGTGACTGCGGTGCTGCGCGGCGGCTTCTGTCTCTTTTTCCTGTCAGCAATAATGCTCCTGGTGAGCTACGAGGTGGGCCTGTGCATCTACGGCAAGTAACCTGGCCTGCCCGCCTGGTATTGGGTATAAAAATATTATTATGACGTTAGGTAATTGTATGTGTTGAGGCGAGAACCGGGGACCTCCTGATGGCCTAAATGTATGGCATTGCATGACATGACCTCGTGCGTCTGTTAAATTCGACAGCATTAGCGGTACTGTTTTGCAGCCCGTGAGTTAGTGCTGTATCAATGAATTCCTCCAGTGATATTAGTATTTTAGAACTGCTTAATAATCAAGTGCATGGTGGTGTTGCAGTTATCCATGTTCGTTAGGTAGTTTCAGCGTAGAATGTTGTAAATACAAATACCAAGTTGGCAGCTGAATCCAAGCTCAGGATGCTTCAGCTCTACATGTGTTGTTATTTGTCAGGTTTGAACAGAATTCTAAACTATGGAGCAGGCGACACAACCCTCCCCTGCGAGAAACTGAAGCTTGACGCTTTTTTCCTCCCATCAGTTCATCGCTAAGGTCGATAGGGTTGGGCGGTCCAACCTTAGCGATGAGCTGATGCTCTTCGGGGCATCTCTTGCGGCTTTCTCTCGCATGCTCTCGGTGGCAAGGGTAGCCGTCATGGGCATTGCTGCCTGCCTTTAACATAGTGTTTTTAGCCTAAAAAAAGACCTACCATCTGTGCTGCTTCGCCTCGTTCATCTGGAAGAGCAGGGTGCCGTCCCTTTGCCTGGCTGCTTGTCCAGAGGAGGATCAACAGAAGGGGATGTTGTGCTGATTATCTCTCCCTCTGAGCGAAACGGCTGGCCATCTTGTGTTCGGCTGCAATTTTGCTGCTGCATTCTGGATCTTGTTGGCACTCCGTCAATTTTGCCCATTTCCGTTTCTTTGGATGATATGATGGGTCAATCATTTGCTTCATTAGTTCCAACAGTGCCAGCTGCGGCATTTGCTATTGGATTAGCCATTTTCGTTATTACTTTTCGAGTCCGAGAGACTATTgctgtcgaatctataaattgcATTCAAGGTTAAACAGAACTACAGGAGAGTTACCAAATACAAAGTTCTGTTCTCCTTTcgttttcttctttcttttctttttgcctAGGCGATCATAGCGTCCTCTCAATATTTCTCTGTTTCTCTGCTGTAAGTAAACCTCAGTGTAACACTCTGCTCCATGTACTCATTGACCGGGTTTTAGCGATTTGATGGACCCGATTACGGAAACCTGGGATGTTGAGCTCGTGAAAGAACTGTTCTGTGAAGAAGATGCAAAAGAGATGCCTGCTATCGCTGTTGATAGTGGCATGGACGATCTGGTAGCGTGGCATTTTGACACCAAAGGCTTATTCTCTGTGAAATCTGCATATCACTTGGGAACGAGGTTGCGAGATGCAAGCAAGGACACGGATGCAAGCTCTTCTACCGTAGTGCCGCAGGCCTCACAAAGATGGAAAAGATTTTGGAGTCTGAGCTTGCCTCCTAACATTCGTATGTTCCTATGGCGTCTGTCACACAAGTCGTTGCTTTTGCGAATGAATATCAAGAGGAAACATGTTGACCTGGATACTAGATGTCCGATGTGCTTGCGCCTGGATGAGGATGGGGGACATCTGTTCTTGAAG
This sequence is a window from Aegilops tauschii subsp. strangulata cultivar AL8/78 chromosome 7, Aet v6.0, whole genome shotgun sequence. Protein-coding genes within it:
- the LOC109767184 gene encoding NAC domain-containing protein 53, with product MTHPSSSSSSAPAAAPDDPTSLAPGFRFHPTDEELVSYYLKRKVLGRPLKVDAIAEVDLYKVEPWDLPARSRLRSRDSQWYFFSRLDRKHANRARTNRATAGGYWKTTGKDREVRHGARVVGMKKTLVFHAGRAPKGERTNWVMHEYRLEGDGAAGIPQDSFVVCRIFQKAGPGPQNGAQYGAPFVEEEWEADEDDDFGPMPVQRDVFGEHEAPGAMEKGYLQMNDLIQDLAGQNENGSVVLPVSDTSNTSSHSEDVEGNSGDILNDPSLGSNFLQYIHPGEQNSPMLNENMLSNANVGDFLNSSSPNDEFLELKDLELPLGNDSTIWPSDGWAWKTAFPLDAVNGANNEVPLITGDQPFQPDELAQLLQTLQDDSSQLGSTMTDLPHSSITNSVKPEDDSLMYFDAPFDNSMFSDGFRQTNGFLGSPATILSGIETLDDGIPYYDAMDDNLFNDMMCSVQQSAGSSSHVFNGPVLTQEVNNPNYTYSPTQKVVEPNFVAGAPSSARLSEAGGQLNCVVLPDSQAKNGSMGKRFVKMLDSISAPPAFAAEFPGKSLSGVHPNTISVSTEVISIGSLTVASRQGKWSFQKDEDMELLFSTGFQPDNRIHCGGCNTVTAVLRGGFCLFFLSAIMLLVSYEVGLCIYGK